Proteins encoded together in one Qingshengfaniella alkalisoli window:
- the gltB gene encoding glutamate synthase large subunit, whose product MTKFDQNWVASEEAKRAYMAEHGLYREDDEHSSCGVGLVVSIDGTKSRKVVEAGITALKAIWHRGAVDADGKTGDGAGIHVQIPEPFFYDQIRRTGHEPDTGKKIAVGQVFLPRTDFGAQETCRTIVEAEVLRMGYYIYGWRHVPVDISCLGEKANATRPEIEQILIKNSKGVDEETFERELYVIRRRIEKAAAAAQVGSLYICSLSCRSIIYKGMMLAEQVAEFYPDLQDDRFESSFAIYHQRYSTNTFPQWWLAQPFRMLAHNGEINTLKGNVNWMKSHEIRMASGTFGDLADDIKPIIPNGSSDSAALDAVFEVLVRAGRSAPMAKTMLVPESWSKQAIELPEAWRDMYSYCNSVMEPWDGPAALAMTDGRWVCAGLDRNGLRPMRYVVTGDNLLIAGSEAGMVPVEESGVTEKGALGPGQMIAVDMQEGGLYHDVEIKDRLAAAQPFGDWVGKINELDDELATVSEAPLFEGSELRKRQIAAGFTIEELEQILAPMAEDGKEAIASMGDDTPSAVLSEKYRPLSHFFRQNFSQVTNPPIDSLREFRVMSLKTRFGNLKNVLDEDSSQTEIVVLDSPFVGNAQFEALKSHFNAPYVEIDCTFPRDQGSEALREGLARIRDEAEEAVRSGAGHIILTDQLQDEDKVPMPMILATSAVHSWLTDKGLRTFCSLNVRSAECIDPHYFAVLIASGATVVNPYLAEDSLADRIKRGLLDCSLTEAVAQYRNAIDQGLLKIMAKMGISVISSYRGGLNFEAVGLSRAMCAAYFPGMHSRISGIGVSGIQKKLEAVHKLGWLGGSDVLPIGGFYKARRSGETHAWEAQSMHMMQAACNRASFELWKQYSAKMRSNPPIHLRDLLDIKPVGKAIPLEEVESITSIRKRFVTPGMSLGALSPEAHKTLNVAMNRIGAKSDSGEGGEDPAHFVPEANGDNPSAKIKQVASGRFGVTAEYLNQCEELEIKVAQGAKPGEGGQLPGMKVTDLIARLRHSTKGVTLISPPPHHDIYSIEDLAQLIYDLKQINPRCKVTVKLVASSGVGTIAAGVAKAKADVILISGHNGGTGASPATSIKYAGLPWEMGLTEAHQVLSMNNLRDRITLRTDGGLRTGRDIVIAALMGAEEYGIGTAALIAMGCIMVRQCQSNTCPVGVCTQDPALREKFTGNADKVVNLITFYAQEVREILASMGARSLDEVIGRADLLSQVSRGAAHLDDLDLNPLLITVDGAQNTVYDRNKERNAVPDTLDAEIVKDAARFLEDGEKMQLSYAVQNTLRTIGTRTSSHIVKRFGMRNQLQPDHLTVKLTGSAGQSLGAFAAPGLKLEVSGDANDYVGKGLSGGTIVVRPPQVSPLVAADNTIIGNTVLYGATDGYLFAAGRAGERFAVRNSGATVVIEGCGSNGCEYMTGGVAVILGSIGANFGAGMTGGMAYLYDPEGKALDLMNRETLVTCPVTVDHWEDQLKGLIERHVTETNSRRAADLLQHWETEKSNFLQVCPKEMLKHIPHPLGIEEEAATA is encoded by the coding sequence ATGACCAAATTCGACCAGAACTGGGTGGCCAGCGAAGAAGCCAAGCGTGCCTATATGGCCGAGCATGGTCTGTATCGCGAGGATGACGAACATTCGTCCTGTGGCGTCGGGCTTGTCGTGTCCATCGACGGCACCAAGAGCCGCAAGGTCGTCGAGGCTGGTATCACCGCGCTGAAAGCGATCTGGCACCGCGGCGCCGTGGATGCGGATGGCAAGACGGGCGATGGCGCGGGCATCCATGTGCAGATCCCCGAGCCGTTCTTCTATGACCAGATCCGCCGCACGGGGCACGAGCCCGATACCGGCAAGAAGATTGCTGTCGGTCAGGTGTTCCTGCCGCGCACGGATTTCGGCGCGCAGGAAACCTGCCGCACCATCGTGGAAGCCGAAGTGCTGCGGATGGGCTATTACATCTATGGCTGGCGTCACGTGCCGGTCGATATTTCCTGCCTTGGCGAAAAGGCCAATGCGACGCGGCCCGAGATCGAACAAATCCTGATCAAGAATTCCAAGGGCGTGGACGAAGAAACGTTCGAGCGCGAACTTTACGTGATCCGTCGCCGGATCGAGAAGGCTGCCGCTGCCGCGCAGGTGGGTTCGCTTTACATCTGTTCGCTGTCCTGCCGGTCGATCATCTACAAGGGCATGATGCTGGCTGAACAGGTGGCCGAATTCTATCCCGACCTGCAGGATGATCGGTTTGAATCGTCCTTCGCGATTTACCACCAGCGCTATTCGACCAACACCTTCCCGCAATGGTGGCTGGCGCAGCCTTTCCGCATGTTGGCCCATAACGGCGAGATCAACACGCTGAAGGGCAACGTCAACTGGATGAAATCGCACGAAATCCGCATGGCGTCGGGCACGTTCGGCGATCTGGCGGATGACATCAAGCCCATCATCCCCAACGGGTCGTCGGATTCGGCTGCGCTGGATGCGGTGTTCGAGGTGTTGGTCCGCGCGGGCCGGTCCGCGCCGATGGCCAAGACGATGCTTGTTCCAGAAAGCTGGTCCAAACAGGCAATCGAGCTGCCCGAAGCGTGGCGCGACATGTATTCCTATTGCAACTCCGTGATGGAGCCATGGGACGGCCCGGCCGCGCTGGCAATGACCGATGGTCGCTGGGTCTGCGCGGGGCTGGACCGCAACGGCCTGCGCCCGATGCGTTATGTCGTGACCGGTGACAATCTGCTGATCGCAGGGTCCGAGGCGGGCATGGTTCCGGTCGAGGAATCCGGCGTGACCGAGAAAGGTGCGCTTGGTCCGGGGCAGATGATCGCCGTGGATATGCAGGAAGGCGGTCTGTATCATGACGTCGAGATCAAGGATCGCTTGGCGGCTGCGCAACCCTTTGGCGACTGGGTCGGCAAGATCAACGAGCTGGACGATGAGCTGGCCACGGTGAGCGAGGCGCCGTTGTTCGAGGGGTCGGAGCTGCGCAAGCGCCAGATCGCCGCCGGTTTCACCATTGAAGAACTGGAACAGATCCTTGCGCCGATGGCAGAAGACGGGAAAGAGGCGATTGCCTCCATGGGGGATGACACGCCATCGGCGGTGCTGTCCGAGAAGTATCGCCCGCTGAGCCATTTCTTCCGCCAGAACTTCAGCCAGGTGACGAACCCGCCGATCGACAGCCTGCGCGAATTCCGCGTGATGAGCCTGAAGACACGGTTCGGCAACCTCAAGAACGTGCTGGACGAAGACAGCAGCCAGACGGAAATCGTCGTGCTGGACAGCCCCTTTGTCGGCAATGCGCAGTTCGAGGCGCTGAAATCGCATTTCAATGCGCCCTATGTCGAGATCGACTGCACCTTCCCGCGTGATCAGGGGTCTGAGGCGCTGCGCGAAGGTCTGGCGCGCATCCGGGACGAGGCCGAAGAGGCCGTTCGGTCCGGCGCGGGTCATATCATCCTGACGGACCAGTTGCAGGACGAGGACAAGGTGCCGATGCCGATGATCCTTGCGACGAGCGCCGTGCATAGCTGGCTGACGGACAAGGGGTTGCGGACCTTCTGTTCGCTCAACGTGCGGTCGGCAGAATGTATCGACCCGCATTACTTCGCGGTGCTGATCGCGTCCGGTGCGACCGTGGTGAACCCCTATCTGGCCGAAGACAGCCTGGCTGACCGCATCAAACGCGGCTTGCTGGATTGTTCGCTGACCGAAGCCGTGGCGCAGTATCGCAACGCCATCGACCAGGGCCTGCTGAAGATCATGGCGAAGATGGGGATTTCGGTGATCTCGTCCTATCGCGGTGGCCTGAACTTCGAGGCGGTGGGCCTGTCGCGAGCGATGTGCGCGGCCTATTTCCCCGGCATGCACAGCCGCATTTCCGGCATCGGTGTATCGGGCATCCAGAAGAAGCTGGAAGCGGTGCACAAGCTGGGCTGGCTGGGCGGTTCGGATGTTCTGCCCATCGGCGGTTTCTACAAGGCGCGCCGTTCGGGTGAAACACATGCCTGGGAAGCGCAGTCGATGCACATGATGCAGGCGGCGTGCAATCGTGCGAGTTTCGAGCTGTGGAAACAATACAGCGCCAAGATGCGGAGCAACCCGCCCATCCATCTGCGCGACCTGCTGGACATCAAGCCGGTGGGCAAGGCGATCCCGCTGGAGGAGGTGGAAAGCATCACCTCGATCCGCAAGCGGTTCGTGACGCCGGGCATGTCGCTGGGGGCGCTTAGCCCCGAGGCGCACAAGACGCTGAACGTCGCGATGAACCGCATCGGCGCCAAGTCCGACAGCGGCGAGGGCGGCGAGGATCCGGCGCATTTCGTGCCCGAGGCGAACGGCGACAACCCGTCGGCGAAGATCAAGCAGGTGGCGTCGGGCCGCTTCGGTGTGACGGCGGAATACCTCAACCAGTGCGAGGAACTGGAAATCAAGGTCGCGCAGGGTGCCAAACCCGGCGAGGGCGGCCAGCTTCCGGGCATGAAGGTCACCGACCTGATCGCGCGGCTGCGCCACTCGACCAAGGGCGTCACGCTGATTTCCCCGCCGCCGCACCACGATATCTACAGTATCGAAGACCTTGCGCAGCTGATCTACGACCTCAAGCAGATCAATCCGCGCTGCAAGGTGACGGTGAAGCTGGTGGCGTCTTCAGGTGTTGGCACGATTGCCGCCGGTGTGGCCAAGGCAAAGGCGGATGTAATCCTGATTTCGGGGCACAATGGCGGCACGGGTGCGTCTCCGGCCACGTCCATCAAGTATGCGGGGCTGCCATGGGAGATGGGCCTGACCGAGGCGCATCAGGTTCTGTCGATGAACAATTTGCGCGACCGGATCACGCTGCGCACCGATGGCGGCCTGCGGACGGGGCGTGACATTGTCATCGCCGCGCTGATGGGAGCCGAAGAATACGGCATCGGCACCGCGGCGCTGATCGCGATGGGCTGTATCATGGTGCGTCAGTGCCAGTCGAACACCTGCCCCGTCGGCGTCTGCACGCAAGACCCCGCACTACGCGAGAAGTTCACCGGCAATGCTGACAAGGTAGTGAACCTGATCACCTTCTACGCACAGGAAGTGCGGGAAATCCTGGCGTCGATGGGCGCGCGCAGCCTCGATGAAGTCATCGGGCGCGCCGATTTGCTGAGCCAGGTCAGCCGTGGGGCCGCGCATCTGGACGATCTGGATCTCAACCCGCTGCTGATCACCGTCGATGGTGCGCAGAACACCGTTTACGACCGCAACAAGGAGCGCAACGCGGTGCCCGACACGCTGGACGCCGAAATCGTCAAGGACGCGGCGCGGTTCCTGGAAGATGGCGAGAAGATGCAGCTGTCCTATGCAGTGCAAAACACGCTTCGGACCATCGGGACGCGCACGTCGAGCCATATCGTCAAGCGCTTCGGCATGCGCAACCAGTTGCAGCCGGATCACCTGACGGTGAAGCTGACCGGTTCGGCAGGGCAGTCACTGGGCGCGTTTGCTGCACCGGGGCTGAAGCTGGAAGTGTCGGGCGATGCCAACGACTATGTCGGCAAGGGCCTGTCGGGCGGCACGATTGTCGTACGTCCGCCGCAGGTCAGCCCGCTGGTGGCGGCCGACAACACGATCATCGGCAACACGGTGCTGTATGGTGCGACGGATGGCTACCTGTTCGCGGCGGGCCGTGCGGGCGAACGCTTCGCCGTACGCAACTCCGGCGCAACGGTTGTGATCGAGGGCTGCGGGTCCAACGGTTGCGAATACATGACCGGCGGCGTCGCGGTGATCCTCGGGTCCATCGGCGCGAATTTCGGCGCGGGTATGACGGGCGGCATGGCGTATCTGTATGATCCGGAAGGCAAGGCGCTGGATTTGATGAACCGTGAAACGCTGGTGACCTGCCCGGTGACTGTGGATCACTGGGAAGACCAGTTGAAGGGTCTGATCGAGCGGCATGTGACGGAGACGAACAGCCGTCGCGCGGCAGATCTCCTGCAACACTGGGAGACGGAGAAATCCAACTTCCTGCAGGTCTGCCCGAAAGAGATGCTGAAACACATCCCGCATCCGCTGGGTATCGAGGAAGAAGCAGCCACCGCCTGA
- a CDS encoding argininosuccinate synthase: protein MSAPKKVVLAYSGGLDTSIILKWLQTEYGCEVVTFTADLGQGEELEPARKKAELLGIKPENIFIEDVREEFVRDFVFPMFRANAVYEGLYLLGTSIARPLISKRCVEIAHETGADAIAHGSTGKGNDQVRYELSAAALDPDLRVIAPWREWDLSSRTALIEFAEAHQIPIAKDKRGEAPFSVDANLLHTSSEGKVLEDPAEIAPDYVYQRTVNPEDAPNEPEFIEIAFEKGDAVAINGEAMSPATILTKLNELGGKHGIGRLDFVENRFVGMKSRGIYETPGGTVLLEAHRGIEQITLDAGAGHLKDSLMPRYAELIYNGFWFSPEREMLQAAIDKSQEHVSGTVRLKLYKGSATTVGRWSDQSLYSEEHVTFEDDAGAYDQKDAAGFIKLNALRLRLLAMRNRRLK, encoded by the coding sequence ATGTCCGCGCCCAAGAAAGTTGTGCTCGCTTATTCCGGCGGGCTAGATACCTCGATCATCCTGAAATGGCTGCAAACCGAATATGGCTGTGAAGTCGTTACCTTTACCGCCGATCTGGGACAGGGTGAAGAACTGGAACCGGCCCGCAAGAAGGCAGAGCTTCTGGGCATCAAGCCGGAAAACATCTTCATCGAGGATGTACGCGAGGAATTCGTCCGCGATTTCGTCTTCCCGATGTTCCGTGCGAACGCCGTCTACGAGGGGCTGTACCTGCTGGGCACCTCCATCGCGCGGCCGCTGATCTCCAAGCGCTGCGTCGAGATCGCGCACGAGACCGGCGCCGACGCGATCGCCCACGGCTCGACCGGTAAGGGCAACGATCAGGTCCGCTACGAGCTGTCGGCTGCTGCGCTGGACCCCGACCTCCGGGTCATCGCGCCGTGGCGAGAGTGGGACCTGTCGAGCCGCACGGCCCTGATCGAGTTCGCCGAAGCGCATCAGATCCCGATCGCCAAGGACAAGCGCGGCGAGGCGCCGTTCAGCGTCGATGCCAACCTTCTGCACACCTCGTCCGAGGGCAAGGTGCTGGAAGACCCGGCAGAGATTGCACCGGACTATGTTTACCAGCGCACGGTAAACCCCGAAGATGCGCCAAACGAGCCGGAGTTCATCGAGATTGCCTTCGAGAAGGGCGACGCGGTCGCGATCAATGGCGAGGCGATGAGCCCCGCGACGATCCTGACCAAGCTGAACGAGTTGGGCGGCAAGCACGGCATCGGTCGCCTGGATTTCGTCGAGAACCGTTTCGTGGGCATGAAATCGCGCGGCATTTACGAGACGCCGGGCGGCACGGTTCTTCTGGAGGCGCATCGCGGAATCGAGCAGATCACGCTGGATGCGGGAGCGGGCCATCTGAAAGATAGCCTGATGCCCCGCTATGCGGAACTGATCTATAACGGCTTCTGGTTCTCGCCCGAACGCGAGATGCTGCAAGCTGCCATCGACAAAAGCCAGGAACATGTGTCCGGCACGGTACGGTTGAAGCTCTATAAGGGGTCAGCCACCACGGTAGGCCGCTGGTCCGATCAGTCCCTGTATTCGGAAGAGCACGTTACGTT
- a CDS encoding GFA family protein, whose translation MTNRTGRCLCGAVSFTAKGAHDSFDVCHCEMCRRWAAGPMLAIESDSVDFEGEENIGIFTSSDWAERGFCKKCGTSLFYRLTIGSGETHVSAGALDDLAGMDLSKEIFIDRKPEGYAFAGDRPRLTEAEVFAAAGQSETGDH comes from the coding sequence ATGACGAACAGAACGGGACGTTGCCTGTGCGGGGCAGTCAGTTTCACCGCAAAGGGCGCGCATGATTCATTCGACGTGTGCCATTGCGAGATGTGCCGCCGTTGGGCGGCCGGTCCGATGTTGGCGATCGAGTCGGACTCGGTCGACTTCGAAGGCGAAGAGAATATCGGCATCTTTACCTCTTCCGACTGGGCCGAACGCGGTTTCTGCAAGAAGTGCGGCACCAGCCTGTTCTATCGGCTGACCATCGGATCGGGCGAAACGCATGTATCGGCAGGCGCGCTGGACGATCTTGCCGGTATGGACCTGAGCAAAGAAATTTTCATCGACAGAAAGCCCGAAGGCTACGCCTTTGCGGGAGACAGACCGAGATTGACCGAGGCCGAGGTATTCGCCGCTGCCGGACAATCCGAGACGGGAGATCACTGA